From the genome of Leptolyngbyaceae cyanobacterium, one region includes:
- a CDS encoding Uma2 family endonuclease: MSALTNKSSITIPFLENGDMLSRAEFERRYQAMPHLKKAELIEGIVYMASPLRFEPHAEPHANLIIWLGNYKIATPGVRLGDNPTVRLDLDNEPQPDAVLLIDSYRGGQSRLSDDGYIEGAPELIAEIAASTASIDLRDKKRVYRRNGVKEYIVWQVMEERLDWFSLQDGEYISLVYDPEGIIRSQVFPGLWLSVSALLAGDMLQVIATLQTGLSSSEHQNFLQNLSAVQNNNAGF; the protein is encoded by the coding sequence ATGAGCGCTCTGACGAATAAGAGCAGTATCACTATTCCATTTTTAGAAAATGGCGATATGCTTTCTCGTGCAGAATTCGAGCGGCGTTATCAAGCTATGCCCCATCTGAAAAAAGCCGAACTGATCGAAGGAATTGTTTATATGGCTTCTCCTTTAAGATTTGAGCCCCACGCCGAACCCCATGCCAATTTAATCATCTGGCTTGGTAACTACAAAATAGCAACGCCAGGAGTGCGTTTGGGCGATAATCCGACTGTCCGCCTTGATTTGGATAACGAACCTCAACCGGATGCTGTTTTGCTAATTGATAGTTATCGTGGTGGTCAAAGTCGTCTTAGCGATGATGGTTATATCGAAGGCGCACCAGAACTGATTGCGGAAATTGCTGCTAGTACAGCCTCTATAGACCTCCGAGACAAAAAACGAGTTTATCGCCGCAATGGAGTAAAAGAGTATATTGTTTGGCAAGTGATGGAGGAACGCCTCGATTGGTTTTCCTTACAAGATGGGGAATATATTTCTCTTGTATACGATCCAGAAGGAATAATTCGCAGCCAGGTTTTTCCGGGGTTATGGTTGTCTGTTTCAGCACTTTTGGCTGGTGATATGCTTCAAGTTATCGCTACTCTACAAACCGGGCTTTCTAGTAGCGAACATCAAAATTTTCTCCAAAATTTAAGTGCAGTACAAAATAATAACGCTGGTTTTTAG
- a CDS encoding CTP synthase, translated as MTKFVFVTGGVVSSIGKGIVAASLGRLLKSRDYSVSILKLDPYINVDPGTMSPFQHGEVFVTEDGAETDLDLGHYERFTDTSMSRLNSVTTGSIYQAVINKERRGDYMGGTVQVIPHITNEIKERIKRVATNTNPDVVITEIGGTVGDIESLPFLEAIRQFRKDVGRRNVLYMHVTLVPWIPSAGEMKTKPTQHSVKELRSIGIQPDILVCRSDRPIPKGLKDKLSEFCDVSAECVITSQDANSIYEVPLMLEREGLAHQALELLQLEQRQPDLSNWQTLVERLYSPRNKIEIAIVGKYVRLSDAYLSMVEALRHAAIDLSLELNLRWVNSEDIEANGAERYLEGVNGIVVPGGFGSRGVDGKIGAVQYARDRKIPFLGLCLGMQCSVIEWARHVAGLQDANSAEFDPDTANPVINLLPEQHDVVDLGGTMRLGLYACRLAPNTLAHRLYQKEVIYERHRHRYEFNNAYRNLFLESGYAISGTSPDGRLVEIVELPSHPFFIATQFHPEFQSSPSNPHPLFRGFIQAALNKLPGGQNNIENGISTQEKTITEPIKINKDTHPTPSLNAPA; from the coding sequence ATGACTAAGTTTGTCTTTGTTACCGGTGGTGTAGTTTCTAGTATAGGCAAGGGAATTGTCGCCGCCAGCCTGGGGCGCTTGTTAAAGTCGCGGGATTATTCCGTATCGATTCTGAAACTTGACCCCTATATTAACGTAGACCCTGGGACGATGAGTCCGTTCCAACACGGGGAAGTATTCGTGACAGAAGATGGTGCTGAAACCGACCTGGACTTGGGACACTACGAACGCTTCACCGATACATCCATGTCCCGTCTCAATAGCGTTACCACTGGTTCGATTTACCAGGCAGTAATTAATAAAGAGCGCCGAGGCGATTATATGGGGGGAACGGTACAGGTAATTCCCCACATCACGAACGAGATTAAGGAAAGAATTAAACGAGTTGCCACCAATACTAATCCCGATGTGGTAATTACGGAAATTGGCGGAACGGTGGGAGATATAGAATCCCTGCCGTTTTTGGAAGCGATTCGCCAGTTTAGGAAAGATGTAGGGCGGCGAAACGTGCTGTATATGCACGTAACTTTAGTGCCTTGGATTCCTTCGGCGGGAGAAATGAAAACCAAGCCGACTCAGCATTCGGTAAAAGAATTGCGATCGATCGGTATTCAACCAGATATTCTAGTTTGCAGGTCCGATCGTCCGATCCCCAAAGGACTCAAAGACAAACTCTCCGAATTTTGTGACGTATCGGCAGAATGCGTGATCACCTCTCAAGATGCCAACAGCATCTATGAAGTACCCTTGATGTTGGAACGGGAAGGACTCGCACATCAAGCGCTCGAATTACTACAACTCGAACAACGGCAACCCGACTTATCCAACTGGCAAACTTTAGTAGAGCGTCTTTATTCTCCCAGAAACAAGATCGAAATAGCCATTGTCGGTAAATACGTGAGGTTGAGCGATGCTTACCTATCAATGGTAGAAGCGTTGCGTCACGCTGCGATCGATTTATCCCTAGAACTCAACCTGCGCTGGGTAAACTCCGAAGACATCGAAGCTAATGGCGCAGAAAGATATTTAGAAGGAGTAAATGGAATCGTCGTTCCCGGAGGTTTTGGTAGCCGAGGAGTAGATGGTAAGATTGGGGCGGTTCAATACGCGCGCGATCGCAAAATTCCCTTTTTAGGCTTATGCTTGGGAATGCAATGTTCCGTGATCGAATGGGCGCGTCATGTCGCTGGACTACAAGATGCCAACAGCGCCGAATTCGATCCCGATACCGCCAACCCAGTGATCAACCTATTGCCAGAACAGCACGATGTAGTTGACTTAGGCGGTACCATGCGGTTGGGTTTATATGCTTGTCGTTTGGCACCAAACACCTTAGCTCACCGTCTCTACCAAAAAGAAGTGATTTACGAACGTCACCGACATCGTTACGAATTTAACAATGCCTATCGCAATCTATTTCTAGAAAGCGGGTATGCAATCAGCGGCACTTCTCCCGATGGACGCTTAGTGGAAATTGTCGAACTTCCCTCCCATCCCTTCTTCATCGCCACCCAATTCCACCCAGAATTTCAGTCTAGTCCCAGTAACCCCCATCCTTTATTTAGAGGATTTATCCAGGCGGCATTAAATAAGTTACCGGGTGGTCAAAATAATATCGAGAATGGCATTTCTACCCAAGAAAAAACTATTACCGAGCCAATTAAAATTAACAAAGATACTCACCCAACCCCATCCTTGAATGCTCCAGCTTAA
- a CDS encoding pyridoxamine 5'-phosphate oxidase family protein: MAKFYSQLNEELRSFIAEQKLFFTATAANSGRINLSPKGRDTFRCIDDRTVAYLDLTGSGNETAAHLLENGRMTIMFCSFSEKPLILRLYGRGKTISQRHQDWVKFYSLFKPTPGDRQIIVLDVESVQTSCGYGVPIYELKEERETIVEWATKKGKEGINEYWHQKNQKSIDGLPTKILED, from the coding sequence ATGGCTAAGTTCTACTCCCAGTTGAATGAAGAATTACGTAGTTTTATCGCCGAACAAAAACTTTTCTTTACGGCGACTGCGGCTAATTCAGGCAGAATTAATTTATCACCGAAAGGCAGAGATACTTTTCGTTGTATCGACGATCGAACGGTAGCTTACTTGGATCTGACTGGTAGTGGTAATGAAACAGCCGCTCATTTACTGGAAAACGGACGAATGACGATTATGTTTTGCAGTTTTTCGGAAAAGCCTTTAATCTTGCGTCTTTACGGACGAGGAAAAACCATTAGCCAAAGACATCAAGATTGGGTAAAATTTTACTCTTTATTCAAGCCAACCCCAGGAGATAGGCAAATCATCGTTTTAGATGTGGAATCAGTACAAACATCTTGCGGATATGGCGTACCGATTTACGAACTAAAAGAAGAGAGGGAAACCATTGTCGAATGGGCAACCAAAAAAGGAAAAGAAGGCATAAATGAATATTGGCATCAAAAGAACCAAAAAAGCATTGATGGCTTACCAACAAAGATTTTAGAAGATTAA
- a CDS encoding N-acetylmuramoyl-L-alanine amidase, with product MQKILGLIAITTFIAYPVLANQPFNVVFPRTNHRTTSEKIFILGTAPPTGNVLINGKPIQRSSAGHFAPSFPLELGDNIFTLRYENQQRQIKVTRLSKFPTPPTGLAFAKDSLMPSVNMATMPGELICFSAIAPPNATVAVKLGDRTFPLMPQSSIVDLPPNSAALTGEFQSTSQPFSGKYEGCATANSPGDLGRPEFQLTLNGRTISQISQGKVEILSPAQLQIAEVIADGGVARSGPSSDHSRLTPLPKGTQATITGREGEWVRLDYGAWIKSEEIRVLPGSVPPRSIIRSVRSRQIPGATEVIFPLQVPVPVSVQQGDRTFTLTLYNTTAQTDTIRLDDNPIISRLDWQQTAPGQVQYTFNLKSAQQWGYQLKYDGPNLVLTLRHPPNSSSTGGMKGEADKPLSGIKILLDPGHGGTEPGATGPTGYLEKDANLAISKLLRDRLISQGATVYMTREDDRFLSLPERVAIIDKLQPTVAFSIHYNSLPDNGDAENTKGFSAFWYNTQAHSLAMFLHNYIVEKRGYPSYGVYWNNLALTRPTSAPSVLLELGFMSNPDEFESVTNPQDRQKMADAIANGITEWFMAINRI from the coding sequence ATGCAAAAAATACTAGGATTAATTGCAATCACAACTTTTATCGCGTATCCGGTCTTGGCTAACCAACCATTTAACGTCGTTTTTCCTCGTACTAATCACCGAACTACATCGGAGAAAATTTTTATTTTAGGAACGGCACCACCAACGGGAAATGTATTGATAAACGGTAAACCCATCCAAAGGAGTTCGGCGGGTCATTTTGCCCCTAGTTTTCCGTTAGAACTGGGGGACAATATTTTTACGTTGCGTTATGAAAACCAACAACGGCAAATTAAAGTTACGCGCTTATCAAAATTTCCTACTCCCCCAACGGGATTGGCATTTGCAAAAGATTCTTTGATGCCATCTGTTAATATGGCTACGATGCCGGGGGAATTAATTTGTTTTAGCGCGATCGCACCTCCCAATGCTACTGTTGCTGTTAAGTTAGGCGATCGCACTTTTCCCTTAATGCCCCAATCTTCTATTGTAGACCTGCCTCCGAACTCGGCTGCATTGACGGGAGAATTTCAATCTACTTCTCAACCTTTTAGTGGTAAATATGAAGGTTGCGCTACCGCTAACTCGCCGGGAGATTTAGGGCGTCCGGAATTTCAGTTAACGTTAAATGGCAGAACGATTTCTCAAATCAGTCAAGGTAAAGTAGAAATCCTTTCCCCAGCACAATTACAAATTGCGGAAGTAATCGCGGATGGGGGAGTTGCCCGCAGTGGGCCAAGTAGCGATCATTCTCGCTTAACGCCACTTCCCAAGGGAACTCAAGCAACGATTACGGGGAGAGAGGGAGAATGGGTGCGACTGGATTACGGCGCTTGGATTAAAAGTGAGGAAATTCGCGTTTTACCCGGCAGCGTACCACCTCGATCGATTATTCGCAGCGTGAGGAGTCGTCAAATACCGGGCGCGACAGAAGTAATATTTCCCTTACAAGTACCAGTCCCAGTTAGCGTACAACAAGGCGATCGCACTTTTACTCTCACGCTCTACAATACTACTGCCCAAACTGATACTATTCGCCTTGATGATAACCCGATAATTTCTCGTTTGGATTGGCAACAAACTGCACCCGGTCAAGTGCAATATACGTTTAATTTAAAATCTGCACAACAATGGGGTTATCAGTTGAAATATGATGGCCCTAACTTAGTATTAACTCTCCGTCATCCACCTAACTCTTCATCAACGGGAGGAATGAAAGGAGAAGCAGACAAACCTTTATCTGGTATCAAAATTTTACTCGATCCAGGACATGGCGGAACTGAACCGGGTGCAACTGGGCCAACAGGTTATCTAGAAAAAGATGCTAATTTAGCAATATCAAAGCTGTTGCGCGATCGATTAATTTCTCAAGGTGCTACTGTTTATATGACGCGAGAGGACGATCGCTTTTTATCCTTACCTGAAAGAGTGGCAATTATCGATAAACTGCAACCTACAGTGGCATTTTCCATTCATTATAATTCCCTGCCAGATAATGGAGATGCCGAAAATACCAAAGGATTTAGTGCTTTTTGGTATAACACCCAAGCTCATAGTTTAGCGATGTTTTTGCATAATTATATAGTGGAAAAACGGGGTTACCCTTCTTATGGGGTGTATTGGAATAACTTAGCCCTCACTCGTCCGACTAGTGCGCCATCGGTATTATTGGAATTGGGTTTTATGAGTAATCCAGACGAGTTTGAATCGGTAACAAATCCCCAGGATAGACAAAAAATGGCAGATGCGATCGCAAATGGAATAACCGAATGGTTTATGGCGATAAATAGGATTTAA
- a CDS encoding NUDIX hydrolase has translation MMSKGMMMSDLKKWKILRSNVVFDNQWFKIRQDAIELPNGNIIDDFFVLVRPDIALIFPVTVDGNIVFVRQYRHATGEILLELPAGSFNPNTEDPETAARRELIEETGYVPTEMIKLGTIYDNPIKDTNQIHIFLAKDVKIGGKQQLDLTEEIELELIPVSQVMNKIASGEIRVSGSIAAIVLGLKFLRIEV, from the coding sequence ATGATGTCCAAAGGAATGATGATGAGTGATTTAAAGAAATGGAAAATATTGCGATCAAATGTTGTTTTTGATAACCAATGGTTTAAGATTCGCCAAGATGCGATCGAATTGCCCAATGGCAACATTATAGATGATTTTTTCGTATTAGTCAGGCCGGATATAGCATTAATATTTCCCGTTACTGTTGATGGAAATATTGTTTTCGTTCGTCAATACAGACACGCTACGGGAGAAATTTTATTAGAACTGCCTGCTGGTAGCTTTAATCCAAACACGGAAGATCCGGAAACAGCAGCTAGACGGGAATTAATCGAAGAAACTGGTTACGTTCCGACAGAAATGATTAAATTAGGTACTATTTATGATAATCCGATCAAAGATACTAATCAAATTCATATTTTCCTAGCTAAAGATGTGAAGATTGGTGGTAAGCAGCAGCTAGATTTGACCGAAGAAATTGAATTAGAATTAATTCCAGTTTCCCAAGTAATGAATAAAATAGCGTCTGGAGAAATTCGGGTTTCCGGATCGATCGCTGCTATTGTGTTAGGGTTGAAGTTTCTAAGAATAGAAGTCTAA
- a CDS encoding TIGR00300 family protein, which produces MSSPIRFLMCQPDHYDVDYVINPWMEGNIHKSSRDRAVEQWQGLHYLIKDHAIVDLVVPQKGWPDMVFTANAGLVLGQNVVLSRFFHKERQGEEPHFKEWFESQGYTVHELPKDLPFEGAGDALLDREGRWLWAGYGFRSELDSHPYIAKWLDIEVISLRLVDERFYHLDTCFCPLSGGYLLYYPAAFDSYSNRLIEMRVAPEKRIAIEEADAVNFACNAVNVDHIVIMNKASDSLKQRLAKVGFEVKETPLTEFLKAGGAAKCLTLRVTEPIRTELHANVSVESRTIRMEGHLLDSGLISRALDTIINNGGSFQVLNFSLGEQRQSTSSAEVKVSAPSHEIMEEIMTQLIDLGAVPRPQEVCDVNTEIVTQAGVSPDDFYVTTIYPTEVRVNCEWVKVQNQRMDAAIAVTHTPDGPVARCKLLRDLEVGDLVIVGVEGIRTIRKTQSREQRNTQEFSFMASGVSSERRVELVVEQIAWELRQIRDRAGKVVVTAGPVVIHTGGGEHLSRLIRNGYVQALLGGNAIAVHDIEQSMMGTSLGVDMKRGVAVRGGHRHHLKVINTIRRCGNIANAVEQGIIRSGVMYECVRSNIPFCLAGSIRDDGPLPDTQMDLLKAQQEYAQLLEGADMILMLSSMLHSIGVGNMTPSGVKMVCVDINPAVVTKLSDRGSIESVGVVTDVGLFLSLLVQQLDKLTSPYQVAQKA; this is translated from the coding sequence ATGAGTTCTCCGATTCGCTTCCTCATGTGCCAGCCCGACCACTATGACGTGGATTATGTAATTAATCCTTGGATGGAAGGCAATATTCACAAATCCTCTCGCGATCGCGCCGTTGAGCAGTGGCAAGGACTTCACTACCTGATCAAAGACCATGCCATAGTCGATTTGGTCGTACCCCAAAAAGGTTGGCCAGATATGGTATTCACCGCCAACGCAGGATTAGTTCTCGGTCAAAACGTAGTCCTCAGCCGCTTTTTCCACAAAGAGCGTCAAGGGGAAGAACCGCACTTCAAAGAATGGTTTGAATCCCAAGGTTACACCGTTCACGAACTGCCCAAAGACCTGCCCTTTGAAGGTGCGGGTGACGCTTTGCTAGACCGGGAAGGACGTTGGCTGTGGGCGGGATACGGTTTTCGATCGGAACTGGACTCCCATCCTTATATTGCCAAATGGCTGGACATTGAGGTAATTTCCCTGCGATTGGTGGACGAGCGCTTCTATCACTTGGATACTTGCTTCTGTCCTTTATCTGGCGGCTATTTGCTCTACTATCCAGCCGCGTTTGACTCTTACTCGAATCGCTTGATCGAAATGCGGGTAGCACCGGAAAAGCGGATTGCCATTGAGGAAGCGGATGCGGTTAACTTCGCTTGTAATGCAGTGAACGTAGACCATATCGTCATCATGAACAAAGCCAGCGACAGCCTGAAACAGCGCTTGGCAAAAGTTGGCTTTGAAGTGAAAGAAACTCCCCTCACCGAGTTTTTGAAAGCTGGTGGTGCGGCGAAATGCTTGACCCTGCGGGTAACTGAGCCGATCAGAACGGAACTCCACGCCAATGTGTCGGTAGAAAGCCGCACGATTCGCATGGAAGGACACCTGTTGGATTCTGGTTTGATCAGTCGCGCCTTAGATACGATTATCAACAACGGCGGTAGTTTCCAAGTCCTCAATTTCAGCTTGGGAGAACAACGACAAAGTACTTCTTCGGCAGAAGTAAAAGTGTCGGCTCCTTCCCATGAGATCATGGAAGAAATCATGACCCAGCTGATCGATTTGGGTGCCGTACCTCGTCCGCAAGAAGTTTGCGACGTGAACACGGAAATAGTTACCCAAGCTGGCGTGTCTCCCGATGATTTCTACGTGACGACGATTTATCCGACGGAAGTACGGGTAAATTGCGAGTGGGTAAAAGTACAAAATCAGCGGATGGATGCGGCGATCGCAGTTACTCACACTCCCGATGGCCCAGTGGCTCGCTGCAAACTACTGCGGGATTTGGAAGTAGGCGATTTAGTAATTGTCGGCGTGGAAGGTATCCGCACGATCCGCAAAACGCAATCTCGCGAACAACGGAATACCCAAGAATTCAGCTTCATGGCGTCTGGTGTTTCCAGCGAACGCCGAGTGGAATTAGTCGTCGAGCAAATTGCTTGGGAATTGCGCCAAATTCGCGATCGCGCAGGTAAAGTAGTAGTTACTGCTGGCCCAGTAGTAATTCATACTGGCGGTGGCGAACATTTGTCTCGTTTAATTCGCAATGGCTACGTGCAGGCGTTGCTGGGTGGAAATGCGATCGCCGTTCACGACATCGAACAATCGATGATGGGTACTTCCTTGGGTGTGGATATGAAGCGAGGCGTCGCCGTGCGGGGAGGACACCGCCACCACCTGAAAGTGATTAACACCATTCGTCGCTGCGGTAACATTGCCAACGCCGTCGAACAAGGCATCATCAGAAGTGGCGTCATGTACGAATGCGTTCGCAGCAATATCCCATTCTGCCTCGCCGGTTCGATCCGGGATGATGGCCCACTGCCCGATACCCAAATGGATCTGCTGAAGGCTCAACAAGAGTATGCTCAGTTGCTGGAAGGCGCAGACATGATTCTGATGCTTTCTTCCATGTTGCACTCGATCGGTGTGGGTAATATGACGCCTTCTGGTGTGAAAATGGTTTGTGTGGATATCAACCCAGCCGTCGTCACCAAGTTGAGCGATCGCGGTTCGATCGAATCCGTTGGCGTCGTTACCGATGTCGGCTTATTCCTCAGTTTGTTAGTTCAACAATTGGATAAGTTGACCAGTCCTTATCAAGTCGCTCAAAAAGCATAA
- a CDS encoding adenylate/guanylate cyclase domain-containing protein yields MSDRVIAMMFTDLVSSTAIKLKLPGADINTNNHLYRDTILMPHRQRVLEIINAYDGRKVETIGDAFFLVFPNPVDAVECAVAIQQSHISDQIPTPLGPLQVTIGIHTGSPIPDDDRFIGHEVDYAARIAALASAEQILLSEVTAVLVRQGRVSGLTLHRHEDRDLKGIGPVPIFELLYNNKQPQPLKDRLKPQEYKNVEAAIPIYQNALFTQTETENLTNQPASEVANHPASNLTIPTEIHQQLQTLLANHIGPMASLLLPQALQEVSTLPDLVNRLAVYVPDTCRQQFQSEAKALLKPSNQASSATNQNPVNSKSHISQPVAKTHAIPATIEASFLQICERELAKLIGPMAKFIVQETISKQPNSSRKQLVEALAKQIPTPQKAQEFSRKLLSEKS; encoded by the coding sequence ATGTCCGATCGAGTGATCGCGATGATGTTTACTGACCTGGTGAGTTCTACTGCCATTAAACTCAAGTTACCGGGGGCTGACATCAACACCAACAACCACTTATACCGTGACACGATTTTGATGCCCCATCGTCAGCGAGTGCTGGAAATCATTAATGCTTATGATGGACGGAAAGTGGAAACGATCGGCGATGCTTTTTTTCTGGTTTTCCCTAATCCCGTTGATGCAGTGGAATGCGCGGTAGCAATCCAACAAAGCCATATTTCTGACCAGATTCCCACTCCGTTGGGGCCACTGCAAGTTACGATCGGCATTCATACTGGTAGCCCAATTCCTGATGACGATCGCTTTATCGGTCATGAAGTAGATTATGCCGCTCGTATAGCGGCCTTAGCTAGTGCCGAGCAAATCTTACTTTCGGAAGTCACCGCCGTTTTGGTGCGACAAGGACGAGTCTCTGGTTTAACATTACACAGACATGAAGACCGAGATTTAAAAGGAATTGGCCCAGTACCGATTTTTGAATTGCTCTACAACAACAAACAACCTCAACCTCTTAAAGACCGCTTAAAACCTCAAGAATACAAAAATGTTGAGGCAGCTATTCCCATTTATCAAAATGCTTTATTCACTCAAACAGAAACCGAAAATTTAACTAATCAACCAGCTTCTGAGGTTGCTAACCATCCTGCATCCAACTTAACGATACCAACAGAAATCCATCAACAATTACAAACTTTGTTAGCCAATCATATTGGGCCGATGGCTAGCTTACTACTGCCACAAGCTTTACAGGAAGTTTCTACTCTGCCGGATTTAGTCAATCGCTTAGCCGTTTACGTTCCCGACACTTGCCGCCAGCAGTTCCAATCAGAAGCAAAAGCTTTATTAAAACCATCAAATCAAGCATCATCAGCTACCAATCAAAATCCTGTTAATTCAAAATCCCACATCTCTCAGCCCGTTGCCAAAACTCATGCTATTCCAGCAACAATTGAGGCAAGTTTTTTGCAAATTTGCGAACGAGAATTAGCTAAATTAATCGGCCCGATGGCTAAATTTATCGTGCAAGAAACTATATCTAAACAGCCAAACTCGTCCCGCAAACAATTAGTAGAAGCTTTAGCTAAACAAATTCCTACTCCTCAAAAAGCCCAAGAGTTTAGTCGAAAATTGTTAAGCGAAAAATCGTAA
- a CDS encoding DUF3365 domain-containing protein encodes MLRNLKLTQKFNLILILVVLVGIGMSGLALSTALNQKAETEVTSKTLLLMDTISAVRTYTNDRVNPLLMPILDTQPEFLAESIPSYAAREVFESLRSKPIYNELFYKDATLNPTNLRDKADDFETELVENLRKNPNLKELNGYRKYPSGELFYIARPIKITDQNCLVCHSIPAAAPKSQIATYGSENGFGWKLNEIVGTQVVYVPASEVMNKARRSFLIVMQIVTAAFALAIFITNVLLKIAVVSPIKQIAKVANEVSTGNMEAEFDQNYNDEIGLLATAFNRMKVSLSVAMNMLNQRRDG; translated from the coding sequence ATGCTAAGAAACTTAAAGCTCACTCAAAAATTTAACCTGATTTTGATTTTAGTGGTTCTAGTTGGGATCGGCATGAGTGGTTTAGCTTTGTCTACAGCTTTAAATCAAAAGGCAGAAACCGAAGTAACTTCTAAAACTTTACTGCTGATGGACACTATTAGTGCAGTACGGACTTATACCAACGATCGAGTTAACCCTCTATTAATGCCTATCTTAGATACACAGCCAGAATTTTTAGCAGAATCAATTCCATCCTATGCAGCTAGAGAAGTGTTTGAATCATTGCGGAGCAAGCCGATCTATAACGAGTTATTTTATAAAGATGCTACTCTCAATCCAACTAACTTACGAGATAAGGCAGATGATTTTGAAACGGAATTAGTTGAAAATTTACGTAAAAACCCTAATTTAAAAGAATTGAATGGCTATCGAAAATATCCCAGCGGAGAGTTATTTTATATTGCTCGACCAATTAAAATAACAGACCAAAACTGCCTAGTTTGTCATAGTATCCCTGCCGCTGCACCTAAAAGTCAAATAGCTACTTACGGTAGTGAAAATGGTTTTGGTTGGAAGTTAAATGAAATCGTAGGGACACAGGTAGTTTACGTTCCCGCTAGCGAGGTAATGAATAAAGCCCGTCGCTCTTTTTTAATAGTCATGCAAATAGTAACCGCTGCTTTTGCTTTAGCAATTTTTATTACTAACGTTTTGCTCAAAATAGCAGTAGTCAGCCCCATTAAGCAAATTGCTAAAGTTGCTAATGAAGTCAGCACGGGAAATATGGAAGCCGAATTCGACCAAAATTATAATGACGAAATTGGATTGCTTGCCACTGCATTTAATCGCATGAAAGTCAGCCTTTCTGTTGCTATGAATATGTTAAATCAGCGTCGCGATGGTTAA
- a CDS encoding PhnD/SsuA/transferrin family substrate-binding protein, whose protein sequence is MVTRRLLLSQSLLVLGGCTFFKSDRQITLSKLLIGIVSYEEGDRSIEKYSKLINYLETETKSVIQLEPAFNEIKAVERIQTASWDLVFAPPGLAAIAINKARYSPLFPLQGVSALQPILVVLKQSKINQISDLTNQKVALGQPGSATGYYVPLYNLYGLTLAETILAATPQRILELIAKGEVAAGALSQAEFDRYRSQFKDTEFRIIHRGARVPAGAVAIGPNVERHQKELITAAMTNVSPDLAQETGYIPNAKVPDYTMLMRMIERVKSIEVQIKEKPARLVSS, encoded by the coding sequence ATGGTTACACGTCGCTTGTTACTTTCTCAAAGTCTTTTAGTTTTAGGAGGCTGTACATTTTTTAAATCCGATCGACAAATAACTCTAAGTAAATTATTAATAGGAATAGTTTCTTATGAAGAAGGCGATCGCTCAATTGAAAAATATAGTAAGTTAATTAATTATTTAGAGACTGAAACCAAAAGCGTGATTCAATTAGAGCCTGCTTTTAATGAAATTAAAGCTGTTGAACGAATTCAAACGGCAAGCTGGGATTTAGTGTTTGCACCGCCAGGATTAGCAGCTATTGCGATTAATAAAGCGCGTTATTCACCGCTTTTTCCTCTCCAGGGCGTGAGCGCTTTACAGCCAATTTTAGTAGTACTTAAACAAAGTAAAATAAATCAAATATCCGATCTGACTAACCAGAAAGTTGCATTAGGTCAACCTGGTTCTGCTACAGGATATTACGTACCGCTATATAACCTTTACGGCCTGACTTTGGCAGAAACGATCTTAGCAGCTACACCACAAAGAATTTTAGAGTTAATTGCTAAAGGAGAAGTGGCTGCTGGTGCTTTGTCTCAAGCAGAATTCGATCGCTATCGATCGCAATTTAAGGACACTGAGTTTCGGATTATTCATCGGGGTGCAAGAGTTCCGGCAGGAGCAGTTGCGATCGGCCCCAATGTAGAACGCCATCAAAAAGAGTTAATTACCGCAGCAATGACAAATGTTTCGCCAGATTTAGCACAAGAAACGGGTTATATTCCCAATGCTAAAGTACCTGATTACACGATGTTAATGAGAATGATTGAAAGAGTAAAATCTATCGAAGTGCAAATTAAAGAAAAGCCTGCTCGTTTGGTTTCTAGTTAA